Proteins from a single region of Mucilaginibacter daejeonensis:
- a CDS encoding glycosyltransferase family 4 protein has translation MAQPSVLVTFDSMLNPNSGYFSFGKGLGNALVSQNAGRYQLTYYLFRNTQYQFDTSVAVLPVNKLHNLYFPQRNGFDLVHFTDQRCRLKPGMVNAKKVLTIHDINKVHLNKSKPWRIRAHVNKINKYISQCDRVVTISQFVANDILKYCPAAKGKISVIHNGADKLVTPQGHEPMYRPKRPFIFTIGLLSPQKGFHYIPALLQDNELELVIAGPETLHKDIIIQEAQKHNCADRVTIAGTISEEDKAWYYQNCEAFVFPSRTEGFGLPVIEAMYFGKPVFLSKYTSLPEVGGNMAWYFDNFEPAHMQQIFAEGMRQYRKQDMSAAIMAHAETFSWENAAKKYTALYDELLKG, from the coding sequence ATGGCCCAACCCTCTGTATTAGTCACCTTCGATTCGATGCTGAACCCTAACTCGGGTTACTTTTCCTTTGGGAAAGGTTTGGGCAATGCATTAGTGAGCCAGAATGCTGGTCGCTATCAGCTTACTTATTACCTGTTCAGGAATACGCAGTACCAATTCGATACCAGTGTAGCGGTACTGCCGGTCAACAAGCTGCATAATCTGTACTTTCCGCAGCGCAATGGGTTCGACCTGGTACACTTCACCGATCAACGCTGCCGCCTGAAGCCTGGCATGGTGAACGCCAAGAAGGTACTTACCATACACGACATTAATAAGGTACATCTTAATAAAAGCAAACCATGGCGCATCAGGGCGCATGTGAACAAGATCAACAAGTATATTTCACAATGCGATAGGGTGGTCACGATATCTCAATTTGTAGCTAACGATATATTGAAGTATTGCCCTGCTGCCAAAGGCAAGATCAGCGTGATCCACAACGGGGCCGATAAATTGGTGACCCCACAAGGTCATGAACCTATGTATCGCCCCAAACGACCATTTATATTCACCATTGGTTTACTATCTCCCCAAAAAGGCTTTCATTACATACCTGCGTTGTTGCAAGACAATGAGCTGGAACTGGTGATCGCAGGCCCTGAGACCCTGCACAAAGACATCATCATACAGGAAGCGCAAAAGCATAATTGTGCCGACCGTGTGACCATTGCCGGCACGATCAGCGAGGAGGATAAGGCCTGGTACTATCAGAATTGCGAAGCCTTCGTTTTCCCGTCACGTACCGAAGGTTTTGGGTTGCCGGTGATCGAGGCAATGTATTTTGGCAAGCCGGTATTCTTATCTAAATACACCTCCTTACCAGAGGTTGGCGGCAACATGGCCTGGTACTTCGACAACTTCGAACCAGCACATATGCAGCAAATATTTGCTGAAGGTATGCGTCAGTACCGCAAGCAGGACATGTCCGCAGCGATCATGGCACATGCCGAGACCTTTTCGTGGGAGAACGCGGCCAAGAAATACACGGCCTTGTATGATGAACTATTAAAAGGCTGA
- a CDS encoding glycosyltransferase — protein MKKVLYFFPDNMGRQNAGNITRAMYLLRYFRQRGITVDFAGIRNETGDQQYTDQQVTDLLQRSGLARQVHLLPRKPGKSNSVWYFLRYKLWDLIYYLFTFPSSSSIPTFMTLKLKKAFEGVLKQEQYDAIIISYIYYADLVSTKQLTGNARLIMDTHDFITAQFKYKRGFDLGATLNDEVKRLNAFDEVWAISAEERYVFGQFCKTQVRLVPMMMDTPQRLQLPLEQRPIDLIYVASDNVHNQKAADWFFGQVYPLLPKGIRICVIGSINKHLPKGLAIEQIAFAENLDSYYSQAKIALCPMLSGTGVKVKVIEALSYGLPVVCTTYGTDGLPNKIDNGCLVSNDPAGYAQLIVSLLNDPELYQQQQQLAQRLFSQYFETGVSYKLLDEVFA, from the coding sequence ATGAAAAAAGTTCTTTATTTTTTCCCCGACAACATGGGCCGGCAAAACGCCGGGAACATTACGCGGGCCATGTATCTGCTGCGGTATTTCAGGCAACGGGGCATAACGGTCGACTTTGCCGGCATCCGCAATGAGACCGGCGACCAGCAATATACCGACCAGCAGGTGACCGACCTCTTGCAACGATCCGGCCTGGCCCGCCAAGTTCATTTACTGCCGCGCAAACCTGGTAAAAGCAACTCGGTGTGGTATTTTTTGCGGTACAAGCTTTGGGACCTTATCTACTACCTGTTCACCTTCCCGTCAAGTTCGAGCATTCCTACGTTCATGACCTTAAAGCTCAAAAAAGCTTTTGAAGGCGTATTGAAACAGGAGCAGTACGATGCCATCATTATCAGCTACATCTACTACGCCGACCTGGTGAGCACCAAGCAATTGACCGGTAACGCACGGCTGATCATGGACACCCACGACTTTATTACAGCACAATTCAAATACAAACGCGGGTTCGACCTGGGCGCAACCCTGAACGATGAGGTGAAAAGGCTGAACGCTTTTGACGAGGTTTGGGCCATATCGGCCGAGGAGCGTTACGTGTTCGGGCAGTTCTGTAAAACGCAGGTGCGATTGGTGCCCATGATGATGGATACCCCTCAGCGATTGCAGCTACCCTTAGAACAACGCCCGATCGACCTCATCTATGTGGCAAGCGATAACGTGCATAACCAAAAAGCGGCCGATTGGTTCTTCGGGCAAGTGTACCCGCTATTGCCTAAGGGGATCAGGATATGTGTGATCGGCAGCATCAATAAACATTTGCCTAAAGGATTAGCCATTGAGCAGATAGCTTTTGCCGAAAATTTGGATAGCTATTACAGCCAGGCCAAGATCGCGCTTTGCCCGATGCTGAGCGGAACCGGGGTAAAAGTTAAGGTGATCGAGGCTTTATCATACGGGCTACCCGTCGTATGCACCACTTACGGTACCGATGGCTTGCCCAACAAGATCGATAATGGCTGTCTGGTGAGCAATGATCCGGCGGGCTATGCCCAACTGATCGTCAGCCTGCTTAACGACCCTGAACTATATCAACAACAGCAGCAGCTGGCTCAACGCCTGTTCAGCCAGTATTTTGAGACGGGCGTAAGCTACAAGCTATTGGACGAGGTATTTGCATGA
- a CDS encoding aminopeptidase P N-terminal domain-containing protein, producing the protein MKYPTIDNNLFINNRKNFVSRLKPHSVAVLNANDEYTRSGDQNYLFKQNADLFYLSGIDQEQTILLLFPDCPDPLYREVLFLRQTSEHIAIWEGHKYTMEEARKASGIENIRWLDDFQSIFHAIVHYAEHIYVNTNENDRFLPGVPYRDLRFLEDLRSKYPLHKYERAALIMRDLRVVKSPIEIELTQKACDITRDAFIRVLKFVKPGVAEYEIEAEIIHEFLRQRATGHAYNPIIASGYNAIVLHYNDNNQICKDGDVVLFDWAAEYANYNADMSRSIPVNGRYSPRQRQVYDAVLRVMKGSIEMLQAGTIWNEYHVEVGKLMTSELIGLGLLDRHDVEKQDPKMPAYKKYFMHGTSHHLGIDVHDFASRHKAFEVGNILTCEPGIYIKEESLGIRLENNILITENGNIDLMAGIPIEADHIEEIMNS; encoded by the coding sequence ATGAAATATCCCACTATTGACAACAACTTATTTATTAACAATAGAAAAAATTTCGTTTCACGACTAAAACCTCATTCTGTGGCTGTTCTGAACGCCAACGATGAGTACACACGCAGCGGCGACCAGAACTATTTGTTCAAGCAGAACGCCGATCTTTTTTACTTGTCGGGCATTGATCAGGAGCAAACTATTTTACTGCTGTTCCCTGATTGTCCTGATCCCCTATACAGGGAAGTACTTTTTTTAAGACAGACCAGTGAACACATCGCCATTTGGGAAGGACATAAATACACCATGGAAGAGGCCAGGAAAGCCTCAGGCATTGAAAATATACGCTGGTTAGACGATTTTCAGAGCATTTTCCATGCGATCGTCCACTATGCTGAACACATTTACGTCAATACCAACGAGAATGATCGCTTTTTACCGGGCGTGCCTTACCGTGACCTGCGCTTTTTAGAGGACCTCCGCAGCAAGTACCCATTACATAAATACGAACGCGCGGCCCTGATCATGCGCGACCTGCGTGTAGTGAAATCGCCCATTGAGATCGAGCTCACTCAAAAAGCCTGCGACATAACCCGCGATGCCTTTATCAGGGTGCTCAAATTTGTGAAGCCGGGTGTGGCCGAATATGAGATCGAGGCCGAGATCATTCATGAGTTCCTGCGCCAGCGTGCAACGGGCCATGCCTATAACCCGATCATTGCTTCGGGCTATAACGCGATCGTGCTCCATTATAACGATAACAACCAGATCTGTAAGGATGGCGATGTAGTGCTGTTCGACTGGGCGGCCGAGTATGCCAACTATAATGCTGATATGAGCCGCTCCATACCGGTGAATGGCCGTTATAGCCCACGCCAGCGCCAGGTATATGATGCGGTGCTGAGAGTAATGAAAGGCTCGATAGAGATGCTGCAGGCCGGGACCATATGGAACGAGTACCATGTGGAGGTGGGCAAGCTGATGACCAGCGAACTGATCGGTCTGGGCCTATTGGACCGTCACGATGTGGAGAAGCAAGATCCTAAGATGCCTGCCTATAAAAAGTACTTTATGCACGGCACCTCGCACCACTTGGGCATAGATGTGCACGACTTTGCCAGCCGCCACAAAGCATTTGAGGTAGGCAACATCCTCACCTGTGAGCCGGGTATATATATTAAGGAAGAAAGCCTGGGTATCCGTTTAGAGAACAACATCCTGATCACCGAGAATGGTAACATCGACCTGATGGCCGGTATACCGATCGAGGCCGACCATATTGAAGAGATCATGAACAGCTAA
- a CDS encoding glycosyltransferase family 2 protein, with protein sequence MLLQGDAAKIDHTNKPTVSVVIVTYNASATLQACLDSIYQQQYPAIEIVVIDGQSTDATVELLRANDQHIHYWRSEKDAGIYDAMNKALKYIKGDWVYFLGADDTLLPGFSGLAAELKDPSVIYYGRVQTFGGPTFPVNAYQFAKIGICHQAMIYPKSVFDHHRFDVRYRISADYAFNIPLFQGNEYHFEFRDHLVANFNHTGVSSLNTDTAFEADRSKMVLKYFGIKIWLRFQFWRAKRKKN encoded by the coding sequence ATGTTACTCCAGGGCGACGCCGCAAAGATCGATCACACTAACAAGCCTACCGTATCGGTGGTGATCGTGACCTATAATGCATCGGCTACGTTGCAGGCCTGCCTGGATAGTATCTATCAGCAGCAGTACCCAGCCATCGAGATCGTGGTGATCGACGGACAAAGTACTGATGCCACCGTCGAATTGCTTAGAGCTAACGACCAGCACATCCATTACTGGCGCAGCGAGAAGGACGCCGGTATATACGATGCCATGAACAAGGCCCTAAAGTATATTAAAGGTGACTGGGTATACTTTTTGGGTGCCGATGACACCTTACTGCCCGGCTTTTCGGGACTGGCTGCCGAACTGAAAGACCCCTCGGTTATTTACTACGGCCGTGTACAGACCTTTGGCGGACCCACCTTCCCGGTCAACGCCTATCAATTTGCCAAGATCGGGATATGCCACCAAGCCATGATCTACCCTAAAAGCGTGTTCGATCATCACAGATTTGATGTGCGGTACCGCATCTCGGCCGACTATGCCTTTAATATTCCGTTGTTCCAGGGGAATGAATATCACTTTGAGTTCCGTGACCATTTGGTGGCCAACTTTAACCATACAGGGGTATCAAGCCTAAATACTGATACTGCCTTTGAGGCCGACCGTAGCAAAATGGTGTTAAAGTACTTTGGGATAAAGATCTGGCTGCGTTTCCAGTTCTGGCGGGCCAAGCGGAAGAAGAATTAA
- a CDS encoding glycosyltransferase family 4 protein, with protein MKILIDHQTFSMQRYGGISRYFANLNAGFNATPGVSSRIATLYSQNEYIDKDSLPLAGIGKSLFGDNKDKAFKWNRRYSRWMLRLSDHDVFHPTYYDPYFIKYCRKPFVVTLHDMIYELYPELFDHTAQEIIRRKKLLMDKAAAVIAISEHTKQDILHFYPELEPKIKVVHHGHIPTIADSGDKLQLPERYILYVGERWHYKNFTPFVNAIAPLLQQDPSLHLICAGGGKFSEEESALFAKLNIDKQLTQMNVTDEQLTQLYSQALLFAFPSKQEGFGLPVLEAFANQCPVVCSNTTALPEVAGEAAAYFDPASADSMRTAISNVLQDGTLRGQLIQQGTQRLSQFSMEDCVNNTIEVYRSVTGKE; from the coding sequence ATGAAGATCCTGATCGACCATCAAACCTTTTCGATGCAACGGTACGGCGGCATATCGCGGTACTTTGCCAACCTGAACGCAGGCTTTAATGCCACGCCGGGCGTCAGCAGCCGGATAGCCACGCTTTATAGCCAGAACGAGTACATCGATAAGGACAGCTTGCCGCTGGCCGGTATAGGCAAAAGCCTTTTTGGTGATAACAAGGACAAGGCCTTCAAATGGAATCGCCGGTATTCGCGCTGGATGCTGCGCCTGAGCGACCACGATGTGTTCCACCCTACTTATTACGACCCGTATTTTATCAAGTACTGCCGCAAGCCCTTTGTGGTGACGCTGCATGATATGATCTACGAGCTGTATCCAGAGCTGTTCGACCATACCGCGCAGGAGATCATTCGCCGTAAAAAACTACTGATGGATAAGGCCGCCGCGGTCATCGCCATATCGGAGCATACCAAACAGGATATCCTGCACTTCTATCCTGAACTGGAACCTAAGATAAAGGTGGTTCACCATGGCCACATACCCACCATTGCTGATAGCGGCGACAAGCTCCAACTCCCCGAACGCTATATATTATATGTAGGCGAACGCTGGCACTATAAGAACTTCACTCCTTTCGTGAACGCCATTGCCCCTTTGCTTCAACAGGACCCCAGCCTGCACCTGATCTGCGCCGGTGGCGGCAAGTTCAGCGAAGAGGAATCAGCATTATTTGCCAAGTTGAATATCGATAAGCAGCTAACGCAGATGAACGTGACCGATGAGCAACTAACGCAATTGTACAGCCAGGCGTTATTATTCGCTTTTCCATCCAAGCAGGAAGGTTTCGGGTTACCGGTGCTGGAGGCCTTTGCCAACCAATGCCCGGTGGTGTGCAGTAACACCACTGCGCTGCCAGAGGTAGCAGGCGAGGCGGCTGCCTATTTTGACCCGGCCAGTGCCGATAGCATGCGCACCGCTATCAGCAACGTACTGCAAGATGGAACGCTCCGTGGGCAACTCATTCAACAAGGCACGCAGCGGCTAAGCCAATTCAGCATGGAAGATTGTGTGAACAATACCATTGAGGTATATAGGAGCGTGACCGGTAAAGAATAA